The DNA sequence CGTCCCCCCATCCGTCATTACCCTCGTTAACATCACCTTCGTCGTTGTGGCTGGCTCGTGTTATAAGCTCGGCGCACTTCTTCAAAGCCAGCCTCTTgcccttctcatcccatcccgcCACCCAGGCTGGACCTGGGCAGTCCAGCCCACCGTTTCCGCGTCGGTCCATCCCAGGGAGTGGAACCTCTCTTCGTCCCAGAAGACCCAACCCCTGAGAGTCGGACCAGTAAACTCCCAGCGTTCGTGGGACCAGTGGTTGCGATCCCCATGATGGATTTCCCGTTTCTCACGTGTCATCCTATCCGCTAGCATCTTCCAAACCGAATTGCAAGACCCCCACACACACGTGAGGTAATGCGTTATTCGATGGTGCTTGGTGCTTTCTGCCAGATGTTGATCATGTTACAGGTTAGTTCCGTCAGCATCGTATATATCTGTGGCCAAATGTAATGAGGGTGCAGATCCCAACCTTTATACAACAATGCCAATAACCCCTTATTCCGGAGACCCTTGGGCATTACACGTTCAGTCGCTCCAACGTCCCAACTGCTGGCATTTTGACTGCCAACGACAGAGCCTCTGACCCCTGATTAGCCAGCCGGTGAGAACACCAATCGATCATCTGCTTGTGCCCGATGCAAGGAAAGCATGGCCTATCCTGCCTCTCCGCGCACGTATGATGCCCGGAACTGAACTCCATTCTCGTGGCGAGCATTATCCCTTTCCAGTACAAGTACATATACGTGTAGACGCTCGATAGCGCTTCGAGGAAGGTTTCGGAGGGCGTTGGAAGCAAATCCTGGGCCAGGCGAGCAAGCGTCTCAGGCCTGTGAACGAGCGGTTCTGCCTCGCAGCTGAGCGAGCAATCGACGATGACATCCAAACGCTCGGCTATGTGGTGGAGATTGGAAGCTGTTGGTCCTTGTGCAAGTTTGAGCTGCAGAGACTCAAGCTTGAGGTCCTCGATCGAACTCAGATCATTGAAGAGGTGAGCAGCTTTAATGTTGGGCAACGCGCCGTAGAGGCGACGGTGTAGATGCTTCTCCCCTTCAGTGCCGGTGTACATTCTGAAGATTGCCGGGATGCTGCTTTTAACTGTCCAGCCGTCCCTGACTGGCATGCTCAGAAGGATTTGGTCGATGATCTCCAAGGGGAGCAGGCCAATAAAACTTGGAGAATAGCCTTGAAATATAGCAGCCAGGATGAACACTTTTGACTCTGGTGTGTTGGTGTGCTAGTGAAGAAAGATCGGTCCTGGTTGTTTGGGCGGCGCAGATTCACGTGGTATGTATTGTGTGACTGCCTCGGCGTGTGACCTCCATTCTGTGACGACTTTGTCAAATCAAATCTTTGCTGCTGGTTGTCTGGGCCATGGGATTGAACCCACCAGTATAATGGTTTGTGCTGGTACGAGACTTGGTTCTCTGTGGGGACTCACGCTGTAATAAAGGATTGAATTGACTGAAAGGgaggaaaaacaaaaaaggtCCGTTGAGTGTGAGCGGACTCCCCTAAATACATGTTGGAAAGGACACCTTGCCAGACACTGGCCTCTGGAAAGCCTCAGAAAAAGTCTCAGGAAAGGTCACCTGGAAAGCCACgacctcaaactcctcgtaTTGCCCGATCTATCAAACCTTGGGATGCCACACAGCGTCCTACAGGCTTTTGAACCTTTTCAGAACCTTAATGATATCAGGGGCGCCAACCACGCCACAGACCCACAGGAAGATTCAACACATGGGTGAATGCCGTTGAGAATCTATACCATCCGGAAACTGAACCTGTATAAAAGCTTCAAATTGTTCTGCCGAAAGTATTTGGCAACCTACCTAGAAATCAGACGATGCTGAGCCAGGTGATTAACACCCACTAACACAGTTGCTCGTGTTGACAGTGGTGCTCCTGCTCCGCTTCATATACATCAGTGTTATTGAAGGCCACCGATGGTGGTAAATGGTGCTCTGTGGTGGGCAATGTTTGCTGAGGACTCTGACAGAAGGGGTTAGACTCTTACAGTTGAGACCGTCAACAGCTTCTCTCTCATTACTGTAGCATCCCTCTAACAACTATCAGCGGCCATCATGTTCGTCGAACACTCTGATTTGAGGAAATGACACCCGTCTCCATCTAATCATCATTTTCCACTGCGCCCTCCAGAATTTAGCTCAGTGGAAGGGGAGTGCATCGCACCCTCTCAATGAAACACCTCCCTTCTCGCATACTCTCCAGTCTCCCACTCTCGGTAAAATATGCCACCTCTCCCTGAGCAATCCAACCCAAAACATCCACCTTGTCCCACCCCATCCTTTTGATACGCTCGTCATCCCAGAGCGTCCATCCTCTTAATGACAAATTCCCGAACTCTACTCGATACCATTCATCACCTCAACCCCACATAGAgcacccccaaacctcacccCATGTCGGTATTCACCTGCTTGATGGGTAAGGACGGGCATCTGAATATGAAAAGCAACTCGACATTGGCCTTTCACGTTCTTCTGCAACAGTCCTCCACGACAAGTTGCCGGCCTcggtttcttcttttgttgtacactgtgAGCATGGGCAGATCCGAGTGGTCTAAGCCAGATGAACTGTCTCATATCCTCACGGCCGAGAGCGGACTGGGATGAATGATACAAGAAGCTTTCAATGTCCCAATAGGTGTCCCTATAGTAGTCGTGGTGGTCCTGTTCAGTAGGAGGATTATGAGCGGCGATCTGCAACCCTCGCCAGAGGCCCTCGGGACCAAGGCCACACAAGGTCTCTCTATACTCAAGACGAAAAGAGTGGTCACAGCACCGACTACACTGAACGTATCTGAGTGGTCTCTCAGTAGGATAGGGTTCGCGAGGAGAGCAAAAAGTACAAACATGCTTCTTTTCGCGGCGGCGTCgtgggagggatgggtgTTTGATGTGCATTGCACGTATGCTAAGTCTCTCATGGCATCCCAGGTCATATACATGTAGTTGTAAATAGCACAGACAGATTGCTGTTGGTCGAGCGGTAGAACAGGCAAGAAGCCTCCACGCGAGGTGTCTTTCGCACCTCAAGAAAGTCCGACCGCCACATCATCCCGGGGAAATGTCGTCGCATTCGGTAGTTGAGGCAGCAAGCAATGGGGGCCACAAGAAACGCATGCCTGAGCCGCGAGAGCTCCTGCTGCGACAAAGTATAAACAGACCAGTAGATCCGCTTCTCATGTTGCGGTTTGTAGATCTCGAAGAGCCATAAGCCCTCGCGTAAAGTGGGGTGAGACCACGAAGGAAGGTTTCTGTATGCATGTCGAACGCGTTGTCCCGGGTACAAGGCCTTCTTGTAGACATCGATAATCAGATCGTCGATTTTGTCCAAATGGTGGCACATCGACATCAGACCTTCCGTGGTCAACGTCTTGTCCTTTGCGCAGGCCATCTATTGAAGGTTCGAGATGCTCTCAGTTTCTCAGGTTCGGAGTTTGTGTGACATGGTGAGAAGCGTCAAGTCGGAGGGTAAACGGCGTTTGAAGTGTTTGACAAGGTTCTCCCCACTGTATGCCCGCAGCAGTGTTGGGAGACTGCTCGCAGATTGATGACATCtttgaagggggggttgagcaGGATCAAATCCTGAAGCTCGAGAGGCAGCCTGTCCAGAATATCCCTGACCATGATCCCAACGGGCAATGATGGGTGCCGAAAGCATGCGAGATCAAGACAAGTATCAGCAGATGAtgaggggtggaagggcaGTATTGAGCTTTTGGCCACCAAAAGCCAATCTCTGTTCTAAGGTTTGGTGCGCCGACATGGCTGAACGCCTCGCCTTGATACGAGGTCGGGCAACTTGATAAGGTTAGGTATACCGCTGACGCCAGCCAGGACCTCTCTATCGCCAACCCAAACGGCTTTCTCACCCATCACAATCCAGCCCAATCAGGTGCCTTCAGATTGTTCCAACCTATCTTGGTGTCGATGACGCTGCATGAGCCTTTGTTGCATGCTGAACTGCCTCCAATTCCCGCCCTTTCCATCACAAATATAGGAAATAATTACATCTAACGAGCTATTTTGACATTCTTCAAGGACACCAAGGGTTGTGCTAGCCCTCCATGTCTGACCCATCCTCGCTTCCCCCCCATCATTCTCTTCATCCCACGCTCTGGGATCTTCGACATCTTCGACATTGGTGACTACCCTGTCAATGCCTTCAAGAAACTAcctcccctcttccacctgcGCTTCccagtcctcctccccgccgcaCTATAATTTTCCACCGAGGGCCATCCAGCCTAGCACCCCAATGTTATCCCAACCCATTCTGTGAACGCGCGAGTCATCCCAAAACAcccatcctcttctggaCAACCTTGCCAGCTTGGAGTCTTGCGGCTGCTTTGTAGACGCGAGGTCCCCAAGCAGGCCACGGAGAAGTCTGCAAGCGGCATTCCCTATTTGGTATGATAccagccctcctcttcttatTCTACTAGGCAAGAATGTGGTCAGGTCAAGGACCTTTGACCAGATGATCTCTCCACCGGTAAGAAAGGCCATCCCGTGCCCAAGTGAGTGGACACTCGTTTGAGTGAGCCCGGATGACACCTGAAGATCTTCATTCTCCAGGCCATCAACATAGGCTTCGAAGACAGCGCGCTGTTTCTGACTCAGGCCCAGAGGCATGTTTCAACGCGGCGAACAATGCCTCCGGACCGAGGGTACAGAAATACTGGGCTTCTTCCCGGGCTCTATTTCGAGTCATGTCTTCATAATGACGATATGTGCTCCTCCCTGGGAGCGACTCCGCCGCTGAGAAGCCGACCATGTGGTTGGAACATTGTCGGAGAATGCTCTCCCACATGTCCAAGATGTAACTGTAAACGCTGGAAACCGCCTCCTGATCTGTCTCGTTGATGCTGCAAAGCAGGTCGCTGCCGATCGCGGTAAGCTCTTCTTCATTGAGTTGGTCTCTTTGCAAGCGGTGAGATATTGGCCAAGGGTGCAGATAACCGAAGTTCAAAGAAAAGCCCGTCTCAatctcgctcgctcgctaAAAGATAGATTCAGTCGTTCAGTCTGCCAataccccaacccaaccgtcTTGGTTTGGGAAGTTGGGGTGGAATGGCAATGCTTCAGAATGCTGCTGTCGGTCCAGGCGGGGAGACTTCCCCAGATCTCATCAGCAAGCTGCCCGTTGTACAGAGCCTTGGAACAGAAATCGTCAATAACCGCGTCGACCCGGTCCATATGTAAGCACATGGAAACCAGGTCCGGAGTCTTGAGGTCGCCTTTCCGTTCCTTGTTGCGTTGCGCGCGCTTGGCCGCGATCAGAGGGTCCTTACTGGGGTTGGGAATCCAGATGTTGAACTTGAGTCTGTAGGCTGTCGCGCTCAGTTTAAAGTTGCCAAACAGGCACTGGCAAAGGTGGCTGTCCAGGGTTGCACCTCTGTATTTGCGGTAAAATGTTGGCGATGCGTGGCGTAAGTCATAAGATCTTGGATGAGAATTTGGTGGAGGATTATATCGTGTATCTCTGCTAGCAGGCCTTCCTCGAGGGAAATTTATTGGAAGGTCGACATTGCGAAGCTTTTTAGACGTTGTGGAAAGGATATCAGGTACTAGGTTTGTGAACCGGGATACAATGGAGGCAATTATGATAAATCTTTTTGATAAGACTGTTCGTGAAGTATCAAAAAAGTGTTTGGTTAGGGACTGGGAACCGACGATGATATAGAGACTTGTTCAAATATAAAGCTGGCAGAAGgtatgaagaagagaaatgGAACTAACTCCCAGAGCCCTATAGGCTATATAGCCGGCGCGCCCGGACCCAGTCCATAGGTCACGTACCAGTGCCGTAACAATTTTAGTTATAGTTTATGATACCGGGCATGAACCCAAGTGAAAGAAAGTTTCAAGTGCCCAGGTTAGGTTAACAAATGAAAAAGTCTGTAACGTACGTTATCAGTGAGTGAGGCATATCAGTGAGTGGGACACTTTCGACGCGACGCGACATCTTTGTACTCAACAACCACTTTTCTCTACCATCAAAGATGCCCTCTACTtcaaaagaaagccaaatAATCTTGGCTCTCCaggctcttcaaaatgacgaAAAGCTAATCATACGGGCTGCGGCTAAGGCCTATAGAGTCTCCCAGGCAACGCTAGGGCGCCGACGCGCTGGCAAGCCTGCACGATGCGACACTACACCCAAGTCGAAAAAGCTCACTCAattagaagaggaggctattgtTCActatattattgagctatctgcgcgagcttttccaccgaGATTaagtggtgtggaagatatttacaacttcgacgagactgggtttatgatgggcattatcTTCGTGGGCATagtagttacgacctcggacggccttagcaaggcaaaactggcccagcctggcaaccgcgaatgggcaacggtgatccagggagtcaatggctgtgatgcaccaggtggcccTCCTTCAGTCAGAGAACGCTTcgctccgcaaggccaatgaggcactaagtaagcgccggagagctaaaaaaacacgtgtacGGCTCGGATGATCACTTGCTATACAGGATGCACATGATCTACTGGACCAAAAGGCTGTGGGTGcggagggagtgcaagaaacgcatcaggatggtagtggtgcaaGGGGGGtccgtacgaaggttcggtgctgtggtgtgtgcggcaagcctggccataatgcgcgcacttgccaggaggctgaagaagcctCAGATTCAGCTgcttctgatgtaattatagtcggttcctagtgttgtggtctagcaattgaggatagttgtaATAGAGTAGTAGAAGGTGCCTCACTTACTGATATGCCTCACTCACTGATGTACATTAAGTGAACTATCCAACCTTAATGTGACTCACTTCTGAAACTGAACTCAGAACCAAGAGAGTCTTGGCGATACTTAACAATAGCTCCTAATAACAAACTCAGAAAAACGTGGGAGATTATTAAATCAAACCACTAGAAGTCAGACTAAAATAGGTACCTTAGATAGGCTTTCACTCAGGAAGTTACTCCTATTTATCTGTCAGGTTTAATTTATTGCACCGAAAGTTACCACATAGTGTTTTACACACAGTATGAGAAGGGTTTTGGAAGCGAAATGCTGAAGCAGACTGGGATAGGCCCAGCTGGAAAGCTTGCGGTATATACTTTCGATTTCTTAAAAGTAAGAGAGAGCTTTGTTATAAAAGTTGTAGAAAAGAGGGTCGATTCTCACTAGCACAGTGGATCAACCGTGCTCCGAGCCATCGAGCAACTTAACCACAATGGATCTTTGGAATAGCTCCAAGTAACTCCCAGTGATTATAAGAGGATCATCTAGTTAAGTCTTTACGCTAATTGCGCTTGGGAAACTAACAATGCATTTTCTATATCTCACTTGTGCGTCTAGACACCCAATGGAGGCTTCTGACTGTCCCATCCTCACAAACGTGAGACCTCATGCTGCGGAAAGTGGATACAAAGCCTGTAGTAGGAATCTAAAACACCCGAGTTGCCAAATTTTCTACAGTCAGTCCACAGAGCAAATTACTGGTTGAAACACTGGAGAGCTTCGGTGTCCTGGTGAATTGTTGGAAAGGTAATAGTGTAGGTAGGCACAAAATCCAGATCTTGAGAATATGCCATGTGATTTATACCGAATTTCAATGCTTCGTAACCGTTGCAAACTGCGCTGTATTCACCACGTTTATCCTCATCCTTGTGTTATAGCTGTGGGTAGCTCACTCCAAGACCCAAACAATAATCCATCAAACGCCAGGCTGGATGTTCAGAGTGCATGCAAGAAATCCTAAGCcaaacatcccccccttttgTGCAAACCTCCATcactcatcctcctccaagggtatccccgcctccttcaacccctccctaaTAGcttccaccacatcatccaaatcctccccccaacccggAATCTCATGCCCCCCCTCATGAATCGCATACTGCACCTTATCCTCATcacacatcctcatcaacgctCTCCCCTGCACCCTCCAAGGATCATTCCTCCCATGTATATGCACCGTCGGGATCTGaatcctcgcctcctccacatcagGATGAAACATCTGATAAAACGTCCTCTCCCCtttatccaccaccacaatctTATCTGTTTTCCTCGCCCCCCTACACCCCTCATGCCCCTCAAGACTCATACACAACCTCGTCTCCGCCCTCCAAACAACCCCATCTTTATCCACCCTCTTGACAACATTaaaatcctcctcccaaacagTCTCATGCTCCTGACACCGGAAACGATTCTGCTCCTCGGTCGGTAACATCTCCCCCGGCACATCCGTCGGCCgatccctcaccacctcagGAGTCTCCCCCTCAATCCCAAAAACGTGCCGCGCGTTGTAACCCGCCTGCAAACACTTCGCGTATGGGATCGTAGAGCTGAAAAATACCCCTAATTTGAACTCTGACTCCCCAATCTGCCAATCACGCTGCTCATGCAACAGAATTGAGGCCGCTAGCGCGGCGCCTTggccgaagccgaggatgatgtcgtACCCGAGcccgttgaggagggtgtacAAGTGGACTTGGGAGTGCGCCTCGTCGATGTGGTGCGCGTCGGGGGTTGGGTAATAGCTTCGGCAGGAGTGTTCCCCTGGGGGTGAGGTGCTGAGCGGGACGGGGTGGTCGCCGTCGATGTAGTGCCACTCCCAGGAttgggggaggcgggagcggatgggttggaggtgtttTTCTAGGAGGATGCCGTTGGAGGAGTAGCCGTGGAGGCAGAGGACGCGGACGGGccgaggggtgggggggtgttCATCGCTGGATTTGGTGGCTGGAGAGAGGTTGGGCGAGgggatggagatgttgggggaggggaggggggaggagaaggcggtgTCTGGCATTGTGAGAGGTGAAAAACCTGAGGATAAAACAGAGATAATGGCTGGCAAAGCATTGACTCGGAAGGTTTAGTTATATCCTCAGAATGTCAGCGGTGAACTGTTGAGGCCGCCGCCACCCGTC is a window from the Podospora pseudocomata strain CBS 415.72m chromosome 6, whole genome shotgun sequence genome containing:
- a CDS encoding hypothetical protein (EggNog:ENOG503P41J; COG:S), producing MPDTAFSSPLPSPNISIPSPNLSPATKSSDEHPPTPRPVRVLCLHGYSSNGILLEKHLQPIRSRLPQSWEWHYIDGDHPVPLSTSPPGEHSCRSYYPTPDAHHIDEAHSQVHLYTLLNGLGYDIILGFGQGAALAASILLHEQRDWQIGESEFKLGVFFSSTIPYAKCLQAGYNARHVFGIEGETPEVVRDRPTDVPGEMLPTEEQNRFRCQEHETVWEEDFNVVKRVDKDGVVWRAETRLCMSLEGHEGCRGARKTDKIVVVDKGERTFYQMFHPDVEEARIQIPTVHIHGRNDPWRVQGRALMRMCDEDKVQYAIHEGGHEIPGWGEDLDDVVEAIREGLKEAGIPLEEDE